The following proteins are encoded in a genomic region of Rhodoferax aquaticus:
- a CDS encoding riboflavin synthase has translation MFTGIITGIGRIAAINDLGSSSTYGKRLTIACPAQYLDDVGLGDSIALNGACMTVTSFDTVTQQFTVDVSAESLNKTSGLAQVGPINLEKALRAHDRLGGHIVSGHVDGIGTVTYFAKVGESWELRILAPRELGKFLAYKGSITVNGASLTVNRIDDQAEGCEVSINLIPHTIDHTALGSLSAGSTVNLEIDLIARYVERMLSSAKVEHAIPS, from the coding sequence ATGTTTACTGGAATCATCACCGGCATAGGGCGCATCGCCGCCATTAACGACCTCGGCAGTTCTTCAACTTATGGCAAGCGTTTGACGATTGCATGTCCTGCGCAGTATTTGGACGACGTAGGCTTGGGGGACAGCATTGCATTAAACGGTGCTTGCATGACAGTCACTAGTTTCGACACTGTCACTCAGCAATTCACCGTCGATGTTTCTGCAGAGTCACTGAACAAGACCTCAGGGCTTGCCCAGGTGGGGCCCATCAACCTCGAAAAAGCACTGCGCGCACACGACCGCTTAGGTGGGCACATTGTTTCTGGCCATGTTGATGGCATAGGGACCGTGACCTACTTCGCAAAGGTTGGTGAGAGCTGGGAACTTCGCATACTGGCCCCCCGGGAATTGGGTAAGTTCTTGGCCTACAAAGGCTCCATTACCGTCAACGGGGCGAGCTTAACGGTGAACCGCATTGATGACCAAGCTGAGGGATGCGAGGTGAGCATTAACCTCATACCCCACACCATAGACCATACTGCACTGGGCAGCCTAAGCGCCGGCAGTACCGTCAACCTCGAGATAGATTTGATCGCGCGTTATGTGGAGCGCATGCTGTCCTCCGCAAAAGTGGAACACGCGATTCCGTCCTAA
- a CDS encoding type IV pilin protein — MKKRNRGFSLIELMITVAIISIVAMIALPNYQEHIIKTRRVLAKACLVELGQLMERQYTTTMSYAAAVLPGTTCTQDLSATYTFAFANAPTATTFIINATPKGAQSGDTQCGTMGLNQVGARSASGSKTVKECWK; from the coding sequence ATGAAAAAAAGAAACAGGGGATTTAGCTTGATCGAATTGATGATCACTGTCGCGATAATCTCTATCGTGGCGATGATTGCATTGCCCAACTATCAAGAACACATCATCAAAACACGCCGAGTACTGGCAAAAGCTTGCCTGGTAGAATTGGGGCAATTGATGGAGCGACAGTACACTACGACAATGAGCTATGCCGCCGCAGTTCTACCCGGCACCACCTGCACCCAAGACTTGTCGGCTACCTATACATTTGCGTTCGCTAATGCCCCAACAGCGACCACCTTTATCATCAATGCAACACCTAAAGGCGCCCAATCTGGTGATACCCAATGCGGGACGATGGGTTTGAATCAAGTAGGCGCACGATCGGCTTCAGGGTCCAAGACAGTAAAAGAGTGTTGGAAATAG